AGATCTAGACTGGCAAGTTAGAAAACTAagaaacaaggaaatagcttaagttaaagtgttatggaggaaccaagaggttgaaggtgctacatagaaagccgaagccgatatgatgtcacgaaatccttatctttttccttctattcctagttgaggtattgagttTCTTCATAATCCACTAAGTCAAATTCATGTGTTTCAGTCAtcctcatgttttcatatgcattcatgttcatgaaatgagttttaaagttatgtttttatCTTGAGACcgaatatttcatgttttaggCATTTTCAGTatattttgcattcatattGGGATGCTATGTCTCTTCCCTATTCCATTCATACTAGCTTGGGTTTCATTTAAGGACGAATGTTTCtaagagagagatattgtaagaccccgaaagttagAAAGTCAGAAAATGAGGTTAAGATGAAAATTTGCAACTTTTGGCACCAGGCAGCCTCCACAGAGCCCTTCATGAGTCATGGTACTCTTCAGGAGTCGTGAAGGGGTACTGGTTGATGGAAAATTGGGGCAAGGACCACGGTAGGGTCCATGGCTCGTGGTGCTTACCATGGACCGTGAAGCCAACTGTAAAGCTAACCCTTCAAGACTCTCTCCAACCCAAAACAGAGTCCATCACCACGaccaccaccacgggccgtggtgggCTTCACGGGTCATGGTGATGGACTTGGGCATTACCTTCTCCATGATCTTCCCCTATAATTGTCATTGTTAATGTCATGTTATGTCAACCTTTTGTATGCCGTTACTAATACTACTAGAGgcataagaaaaataatatgaaacaacaTTTATGAAATCATGTGAGatgaaattatgatatgaaatcaTATGAGattaagttaaaattttatttgaaaatgcagtttgaattttgtaagttgtatttttttaCTCATAAgcataaaaatttcataaattgtgAAAACTATCGAAACTGCCGCAATTCTTTACATAATCTCACCAAATAAGCAAAAGTTCATAACAAAATGATAATATACTATTACAAaattattcttaaaaaaatactttagttcaataaaaagtaaaaattaaacATGAATTGTAGTATATTAATATCAACTTTATTGGTTGGTGAGAATAATAGTTATATTCGATATAAATAGTTTAAAGGTCGGTAAAAATACTAATATCAactataaattaattttatttacatataaaataaatgattgataaatataaaataataaattttttttataaaatatatacttgtagatcaatttttatatttgaaaaatatgaatcataatatgaaattcTCAAGAGAAGAAATCACATATTCACATATCCAATCCCCTACTTTAGTTTTACAAcaaaaggcaataaacaatATTACTTTAATTACAAAAAgcgaaaaaaaaaaagaaggtagaAGAGGGGCAACATTCATAGTTAGTATAACTTAAGAGGACTACCAATATAATTTCCAtcaaaaaagaagcaaaaagaaAAGAGGCAAGTTATCAGTCTAAAACCCTAGCTCCTCCCTTGTTATTCTTGTTGAAACCCGCCGTAAATCTATCCAAAAACCAAAAATCTCGAGTGATGGCAAGCAGTACAGCAGAGCCTAAATtggagaagaaagaagaagaagtagaagCAGAAGTAGAAGAAAACCCAACTGGTGATGATGAAGATACTGGTGCACAAGTTGCTCCCATTGTTAGGCTACAAGAAGTTGCTGTCTCCACTGGTGAAGAAAATGAACATGTTCTTCTTGATCTGTTAGTAACCCTTTTCTTTcatgtctttatttttttccaaactaAAACTTTAATTTCTTTGAGAGACAACACCCATATGctctaatcttttttttttcaaattgccCAACGTACTAAACCAATCAACTAAGATCCTGTGCTTGATCTGGTAGTAAAGCTTTACATTTCtacttttgaaaataatttttacatgtaAAGAAACTGTTATTCTTATTTCAGAATGATCAATGTAGTCCGTCAATCTATCTAAAGTATTCATCCCACTCCATTTGATAGCTAAACGCAAAGAAAAAAGCTACtaattgttttttttcctttgattacAAACGACTGACCTCCACTGTCTGTTGGGGTCGGCTATGTGAATTTATTACTAATCATGTCCCGTGGCGGATCTAGTTTAAGGGattcgaaaaataaaaatgtagtgCTTGGGATTTGGACTTGTAACCTCAAGCTCAATTTTGAATCCCTGAACCCCTGAATCAATCTCTGGTATAGTGTCATTCTTTTCCTACCCTCACCCCCTCCTAGATCCGCCCCTGGCTCATCTAGACTTTTTCATttgattatgatttcaaatattgATACGTTTAAAGCATAATTATATTAACTTGTATCTCCTTTTAaatatgtaaatcttattctaAAAGTTCAAGgaaaatgaaatgaatttaTTCTTCCAAACCCCGCAATTTTAATTAGGAAGGGATGGagttatatttcaaaaatttggCAAAAGATTCCTTTTGGAAGCAAAGGGAATGTTCATTTTTTTGTGGTTGTAATCCTGATGTGGATTTTTGTAGGAAGTCAAAGTTATACCGATTTGATAAGGAAGGGAGTCAATGGAAGGAGAGAGGTGTTGGGACTGTGAAGCTTCTCAAGCACAAGGAAACTGGAAAGGTTAGGCTTGTGATGAGACAATCGAAGACACTGAAAATCTGTGCCAACCACTTGGGTCAGAATCCTTCTTTTCTAATTTTGTTGATTTCTCTTTTTAGTTTTTCTATGTTTTGTTAATGTGTTTGTGGTTGTATTTATTCTGAACTGTTAATCTTTTGTGTAGTCCTTCCTACTATGTCGATCCAAGAACATGCTGGGAATGAGAAGTCCTGTGTGTGGCATGCTGCTGATTTTGCTGATGGGGAACTAAAAGACGAGACTTTTTGCATTCGGTTTGCTTCAATTGAGAGTGAGTACTCTCTTTATGCATCTTCTGGATGTTATTATTATGCTTTTAGTTAAGAGATgctttttgagtattttctctTCATCGCATTTCATACGTACTTATCACCTGGAAGTCCTTTGGATAGGATTTCCGTTTGCTATTTGAAATCTTCTAGTTTCAATCAAAATGTGCTTTATCAAGTGCtaaatgaaaaatgaaataaGTTCAATGCATCCACAGATTGGATCACTAGTTAAATCACATGCAATCTCTTTTGTTGGTGTTGAAAATTCAGACGAGTAGTTTAGAGTTCCCTAATTTGTATTAAAAGACATCATTTAGTGTTGAAATAAAATTGCTCCAAACAGAACAGGATGGATATAGAAGATTCATATTGCCAAGTCCAACCATACTTAAGAATGGTGTTTGTAATTGGTACTCAATGCAGGTTTAGGTTATTAATTATGATTTGTTGAATTATGGTAATTAACCTATTTAATGTGGCACACACTCAATACATTCATGAATTGTACTCTTGCTAGTGCTTCTTCAGGAGTTGTCTAGCTAATTTTCCCTGAAGACTGCTGAAATATCTTGGACAGTGGATTATGTCATGCCACATTTGATATTCACCAATCTTTAATTTTGAGGTTGATGTATTGGGAATCAGAAATGAATTTCCTTAATGTATTCTTTACTTGTAAATCACAATTTTAGTGTGATTACTGATTAAAGGCTTACAACCTCCTTGAATACATTCATTGAACTTGATGACATCCTTGCATGGGCTGTAATCATGTAAGTCATCTTAAATGTTTGGGATTACTCCAGATTTATAGAACCGAGTTAAATGAGATAATTGGAGCAATTCCTAGCGCTACCTGCGTGTTTCAAACTAGATTTTAACTATGTTTTTATCTTGGCTGACAGATTGCAAGGCTTTCAAAGAGAAGGTTGAAGAAATTGCTGAATCTCAACAGACAAAATCTGGAGAAAGTGAAGAAGCTGGTGCTGCTGCTACTGAACTTATTGAAAAGCTTAGTGTTGAAAGCAAAGATAAAAATGACAAGCCTGAAGACAAAGAGGCCTCTGCAGCTACAGAGGAAAAGGAAGATAAGAAGGAAGAGAATAATGCAGATGAGAAGAATTAAAATGTTTGTATTTGTCGGCCagagttttctttttttgaaaggTTTATAATATTCATTGTTTCTGTCTGATCCTATAGATATGATAGATATAAGCAATGTGTCTCTTGTGGTCTTATTTGTCGTGTTGGGATGGTTTGGATTTTTATTTGGGTCTTGAGTCGAGTGCAGCTTCATGTTTTATTATGGTCTTTGGTCTTTTCTTGTACTTATTGTGTGTTTGCAAATTTTGGTTCACGGGGGTACACCACCCAGTATAAGGGATTACGTGAGTTAAAACTTTAGTGCTGTTACCGAGATTATTTTTGAGGTACAGTTGTGTGATTCTTCTTTGTTAGGGAAGTGGGCTAATAAGGGCATCTCCAACCCTAACACTAAATTTTATACCAAAAAGaatttgtttttcctttttattattatattattatttcatttatatttttttattttataaaataaaattctttttaaaaaacattcactatatataattttcatattgtttcaaattatagttatttaatataaaattattttatatcataattttttaaataatataaattgctaacaaatattacatattatacataataatgaataacacaaataaaagtgaaattattaacgaaatataattaaataaatattaaacaattaaaaattttattttaaattctacATGAATATTCAATTTTCAAGGTCATTACGGTACTCCCGTAAATGCTCTATTAATGCATTACGTAGTTTAAAATGAGCTTCtttgtccttaatttttttatgttgagatttatatttttgcatatttaatttttgtcaagattAATTATACTTATatccaatttaaatttatagtagaactaatataaatttaatttcaaaaaaaattcaagtaaagaaaaataatatatataaaaattaaaaatttaatctaaaattaatattataaaaatattacgtaaaactaataaaatgttttaattaaaacataccaatttatataatatttaattaaaaatattgtataataaaataataatgaaggACAATTGGTGTGATGAATAGTGTAGCAACAAATTTGGTGTTTCACTATTCACATACCGAATTTGGTGCAGAATTTGGCATGAATTGGAGCAACTTTGCACTAAATTTTACACCAAATATAGCATTTGGTGTaaaatttgaaatgagttggagaTGGCCTAAGGGAACTCTTTCCCTGTTTGGATCTTTTAACATGAGAGCTGAAAGTTCAATGTCTTTTTTTGATGGCCTCTCTTAGCTCTGTTATGTAGGAGATAATTTGGAGGAAATTTGGACGTTGATGAAaccaaaaatgaaagaaaactaTTCTTTCACATTCTtgacttcatatatatatatatatatatatatatatatatatatatagtaataacCTTGGGGGGAAGATAAGGACAGGATGTTAGGACCAATGGTGTGGATTCGATCAATAAAGTGggcaataaataaataatttttaactacCTATAACTTCGTTGATTGAGTTATCCAATACCTCAATAGTTGAGGTGAGCATAATAAGCTGCACTTATTAGTTAGGCTGTTGGACATAactaatatttgaaaataaagtAGTATTTGAAGTAGAAGTGTGGATATGAAAACACATGAGAAGTTGTGAGTGAACTTGAAAAACTCTTAAAAAATCTCCAAAATGTTATAAAAATACTAGTTTAATAataaaaggagaaacaagaaccAAAAGATTAATAAAGAGagataatttctttttcttttgaatctGTGTTCATATGTATAATTTTTATGCCAAGAATggcatatatatagagagaggaaTTACAACATGATAAGAACAAAAAGCccaagtgggcaacttgcccacttttaagtgggccccacttggAAAAGCAACATCCACTTCCAACACTCTCCATTGGCTGTTCATGTGAAAacaaaactttacaagaaacaatatacatagttatcgtaaatatccataaatattgtgtctttttaaaatataattaggaaaaatccagtggaaaaaaacctagtgaaggaaaaagagcaCATATCTGATTATAagccttgattgctgcctcattaaaaatcttactagaaaaactcagtgggacaaaaccttggttaagggaaaaagagtgcagtgcgtattttactccccctgatgaagacatcatttaatatctcAAAGATGACGCGTTCCAATCTtgtatcttaatttctcaaaggttgaagttggcaatgccttggtgaacatatctgctaaattatcatttgaacgaatttgttgaacatctatttcacctttcttttgaagatcatgggtaaaaaagaattttggtgaaatatattttgttctgtctcctttaatgtatcctccctttaattgagctatacatgcaacattgtcttcatacaatattgttggaacgtcttttgtcaaagaaaggacacatgtttcttgaatgtgttgagttattgatcttaaccaaacgcattctcgacttgcttcatggatggctattatctctacatgatttgaggaagtggcaactaTAGTTTGCCTTGTTGAACgtcatgatatagttgtaccaccacatgtaaataaataaccTGTCTGTGATTGATCTTTATgaggatcagataaatatctcGCATCTGCGTAACCAATCAACTGTGACATGGATTCATTTGAGTGAAACAATCTCATATGTATGATCCctcggaggtatctgaatatatatttaactccattccagtgtctttgagttgggaagaactaaatcttgctaacaagtttactgagaaagttATATCTGGTGTAGACTTGTTGGCAAAATACATTAATGCACTAATTGccctaaggtatggtatttcagcaccaacaaactctttatcattttcatgaggtcgaaatggatctttattaatatcaagagatctcacaactaTTGGGGTACTCAGTGAGTGtgttttatccatgtaaaatcttcttaaaatattttctgtatatgtaaattgatggacaaatatctcatttgcaaattgttcaatttgtagaccaagacaaaattttgtctttccgaggTGTTTTATTTCGAACtcctttttcagatattttacttcctttgaaagttcttcaggagtttcaataatattcaaatcatcaacatatactgctattatgataaattcagatccagacctttttcataaagacacaagggcaaattgaatcatttttatatccttcttttagcaaatattcgctaagacgattgtaccacattcgccctgattgtttcagcccatataattttttttgaagttttattgaacaagtttcctggaaatctttatatatttcaggcattttaatTCCTTTAGGATTTTTCATAAAGATATTGTTATCCAGagaaccatataaataggctgtaacgacatccatcagatgcatgccaagtttttcatgaactgccagatttataagatacctgaaagtgattgcatccaccacaggagaatatgttttcatataatcaATGCCGGGTCTTTGCGAAAATTCTTGTGCTACAAGTCGtgttttatatcttacgacttcatttttcttattttgtttcgcacaaaaacccatttgtatCCCACTGGttttataccttcaggtgttcggactATCGATTCGAAAACTTCGCATTTTTCAAGCAaagctaattcaacttgaattgcatctttccattttggccaatcattcctTTGTCTATATTCATTgtcagattttggttcaagatcattattttgttgcattatttccatagtaacattataagcaaaactattatcgacaattacattattttagTTCCATATTTTTCctgatgagacataatttattgaaatttctttatcattttcagacgccttaacctcttccaaggttttatcaattgttatgtttCCTTGCTCTTCTTGAGTAGGTTCTGTCATATCATGACCATCGTGATTACttgctccttttctttttcgaggatttttatctttggaatcgATCGGTTTACCACGTTttaaatatggtttagactcatttgtATTATTTAATTGTCCGattgggacatcaactcgaattggaGCATTAACAGCTGggatatgagatttagtaactcttgataggtcagtgaatgcatctggcagttgatttgtaatattttgcaaatgaattatcttttgaactttcagttcacatttatttgtactAGGACCtcaatgagatagtgataatgtaTTCCAATCTATTTTCCTTTTCAGCTGCTTATTTTCCCCCCTAATGCTGAGTAttctgattcatcaaaatgacaatcagaaAATCTTGTggtgaataaatctccagtcataggttctaaatattttatgataaaaggagattcatacccaacatatatcctCAATCTTCTTTGGGGTACCATCTTTGTGCGTTGTGGTAGAGCAATCGGAACATATActgcacacccaaatattctaagatgagaAATGTTCGGCTCCTAACCAAAAGTCAATTGTAATGGGGAGACTTTATGATAAATTATAGGTCTGATCTGCACAAAacttgctgcatgcaaaatagcatgaccccataatgaaataggaagttttgttctcataagcattggtctagcaattaattggagacgtttaattaatgattccgctagaccattttgagtatgaacatgagcaaccggatgctcaactgttATTCCAGTagataaacaataatcattaaatgcctgagatatgaactcaccagcattatcaagtcgaattgtctttattgcataatctaaaAATTG
The genomic region above belongs to Solanum dulcamara chromosome 5, daSolDulc1.2, whole genome shotgun sequence and contains:
- the LOC129889210 gene encoding ran-binding protein 1 homolog c-like, which encodes MASSTAEPKLEKKEEEVEAEVEENPTGDDEDTGAQVAPIVRLQEVAVSTGEENEHVLLDLKSKLYRFDKEGSQWKERGVGTVKLLKHKETGKVRLVMRQSKTLKICANHLVLPTMSIQEHAGNEKSCVWHAADFADGELKDETFCIRFASIENCKAFKEKVEEIAESQQTKSGESEEAGAAATELIEKLSVESKDKNDKPEDKEASAATEEKEDKKEENNADEKN